From a single Vibrio tubiashii genomic region:
- a CDS encoding glycoside hydrolase family 9 protein, with protein sequence MLLLTNHIGYEALGPKQAVLMTGKTRLSSTTALLVCADSHQTVATFAIEKGTKVANWHQGSFFRIEFSDFEQAGRFYLRVENLRSEVFAIEQGLLLNTTFSDLLHYFKSQRCGGRFDKQDKQVPILGSDQTVNVQGGWYDASGDVSKYLSHLSYANYLNPQQTPMVVWNMLKGLELVGSGDALPAFSKVRLIEEALFGADFLVRMQNEAGYFYMTVFDKWSKDTKQREICAYATQDGHKSEDHQAGFRQGGGISIAALAQAARLDESGEFTRQEYLAAAEKGYWHLKEFNRQYLDDGQENIIDEYCALLAVTELLRTTENEQYLEECRYWSNQLVSRQQSDQNFNHYWAANQDGSRPYYHAAEAGLPVIALCEYLNVEPNAQRKSQVTEVLNRAVKFELTISNSVANPFGYPRQYVKSVDGEKRDAFFVAQNNESGYWWQGENARLGSLSSMAFLALAHIEDHAMKQQLLAFAQNSLNWILGLNPYHMCMLDGHGINNPDYLPQLGFFNAKGGICNGITAGFEDENDIAFNPEKQKDDMLQNWRWGEQWIPHGAWYLLAIVSQFAHFNTEETTNE encoded by the coding sequence ATGCTGCTACTTACTAACCATATTGGTTATGAAGCCCTTGGGCCAAAGCAGGCTGTTTTGATGACCGGCAAGACACGACTTTCATCTACCACTGCGTTGTTAGTATGTGCCGACAGTCATCAAACTGTGGCGACTTTTGCTATTGAGAAAGGCACAAAGGTCGCTAATTGGCACCAAGGGAGTTTTTTTCGTATTGAATTCTCTGATTTTGAACAAGCAGGACGCTTCTACCTAAGAGTTGAAAACCTGCGCTCTGAAGTATTTGCAATTGAGCAAGGCCTACTGCTCAACACAACCTTTTCCGATCTGCTCCACTACTTCAAATCACAACGATGTGGTGGCCGCTTTGACAAACAAGATAAGCAGGTTCCTATTCTCGGCAGTGATCAAACCGTAAATGTTCAAGGCGGCTGGTATGATGCCTCAGGGGATGTCAGCAAATACCTAAGTCACTTGTCGTATGCCAATTACCTAAATCCGCAGCAAACTCCGATGGTAGTTTGGAACATGCTCAAAGGTTTAGAACTTGTAGGTAGTGGAGATGCTTTGCCCGCTTTCTCTAAAGTTCGCTTAATTGAAGAGGCGCTATTCGGCGCAGATTTCCTAGTGCGAATGCAAAATGAAGCCGGTTACTTTTACATGACCGTATTTGATAAGTGGTCGAAAGATACCAAACAGCGAGAGATTTGTGCCTACGCGACTCAAGACGGCCACAAGTCTGAAGACCATCAAGCAGGCTTTAGACAAGGTGGCGGTATCTCTATCGCGGCATTAGCTCAGGCAGCTCGATTAGATGAATCCGGTGAGTTTACTCGCCAAGAATACTTAGCCGCTGCTGAGAAAGGCTATTGGCACCTTAAAGAGTTTAACCGCCAATACCTAGATGACGGCCAAGAGAACATCATTGATGAGTACTGTGCGTTGCTAGCCGTGACTGAACTGCTGCGTACAACAGAAAATGAACAGTATCTTGAAGAGTGCCGCTACTGGAGCAATCAACTGGTCTCACGTCAACAAAGTGACCAAAACTTCAACCATTACTGGGCTGCCAACCAAGATGGCAGTCGCCCATACTATCACGCCGCTGAAGCCGGCCTGCCCGTTATCGCTCTATGTGAGTACCTCAATGTTGAGCCTAACGCTCAACGAAAATCACAAGTGACCGAAGTGCTCAATCGAGCGGTGAAGTTTGAATTGACGATTAGCAATAGCGTGGCAAACCCATTTGGTTACCCTCGCCAATACGTCAAATCGGTTGATGGTGAAAAGCGCGATGCATTCTTTGTCGCGCAGAACAATGAAAGCGGTTATTGGTGGCAAGGAGAGAATGCACGTTTAGGCTCTCTCAGTAGCATGGCATTTTTAGCCCTTGCGCATATTGAAGATCATGCGATGAAGCAACAACTGCTCGCATTCGCCCAAAACAGTCTCAACTGGATCTTAGGCCTTAACCCTTACCATATGTGCATGCTAGATGGGCATGGCATCAACAATCCAGATTACCTGCCACAGCTTGGATTCTTTAATGCCAAAGGCGGCATTTGTAACGGTATTACCGCAGGATTTGAAGACGAAAACGACATCGCCTTTAACCCAGAAAAACAGAAAGACGACATGTTGCAAAACTGGCGTTGGGGAGAGCAATGGATTCCACATGGCGCTTGGTATTTACTCGCGATAGTAAGTCAGTTCGCTCACTTCAATACTGAGGAGACAACCAATGAGTAA
- a CDS encoding ABC transporter ATP-binding protein, translating to MSKEFGELLVEGKNLVKDFPISSNALQQPMMRAINDVSFKMYKSRGLSVVGESGSGKSTTAKMIAKMYAPTDGVIEYKGRDIQTIDSRSDLMAYREGVQMVWQDPFGSLNPTHNIFHHILRPLLIHKKVDPRNKKEQEERVYDLLEQVGLIPPKETAQKFPHQLSGGQRQRVNLARNIAVGAEVVLADEPTSMLDVSIRAGVLNLMEEMKFEKQMSLLYITHDIATARYIAEDLAVMYVGHMVEWGDTEEIIHNPQHPYTQLLVSAVPDPSKSIHEKLKGNKGEIPLWTPVSVGCPFAGRCQHASDKCREQLPEVTQLSDNHFVRCYLYEN from the coding sequence ATGAGCAAAGAATTTGGCGAGCTATTGGTAGAAGGGAAAAACCTAGTTAAAGATTTCCCGATCAGTAGCAATGCATTACAACAGCCAATGATGCGTGCCATCAACGACGTATCATTTAAAATGTACAAAAGCCGCGGCCTGTCTGTGGTTGGTGAATCTGGTTCAGGTAAATCAACAACCGCCAAGATGATCGCAAAAATGTATGCACCAACCGATGGTGTGATTGAGTACAAAGGTCGTGATATTCAAACCATCGACTCGCGTTCTGACCTAATGGCGTACCGCGAAGGTGTACAGATGGTTTGGCAAGACCCGTTTGGTTCACTAAACCCTACTCACAATATCTTCCACCATATTCTTCGTCCGTTGCTGATCCATAAAAAAGTGGATCCTCGCAATAAAAAGGAACAGGAAGAGCGTGTATACGATCTGCTTGAGCAAGTAGGTCTTATCCCACCAAAAGAAACGGCGCAAAAGTTCCCACATCAGTTATCTGGTGGTCAGCGTCAGCGTGTCAACTTAGCTCGCAACATCGCAGTAGGTGCGGAAGTGGTGTTGGCCGATGAACCGACGTCAATGCTGGATGTTTCGATTCGTGCTGGTGTACTCAACCTAATGGAAGAGATGAAGTTTGAGAAACAAATGTCTCTGCTTTACATCACTCACGACATCGCTACTGCACGTTACATTGCAGAAGATCTCGCAGTTATGTATGTCGGCCACATGGTTGAATGGGGCGATACTGAAGAGATCATTCATAACCCTCAGCACCCATATACACAGCTATTGGTTTCTGCGGTACCAGATCCAAGCAAATCGATTCACGAGAAACTCAAAGGCAACAAAGGCGAGATCCCACTCTGGACGCCAGTCTCTGTAGGCTGCCCTTTTGCCGGTCGATGCCAGCACGCTTCTGATAAATGTCGCGAACAGCTACCAGAAGTGACTCAGCTTTCTGATAACCACTTTGTTCGCTGTTACCTATACGAAAACTAA
- a CDS encoding N-acetylglucosamine kinase: MSKLFVGIDGGGTSCRARIRDEQGNLIGEAKSGSANILLGVEVAMASIVQAITEAAAQGGLTSNDFARMHLGLALAGAEQKSAWQAFMELPHPFASIVLNTDAYGACIGAHNGDAGAIMIAGTGSCGIYLENDQQHVVGGREFPISDQGGGAVMGLRLIQKVLLAQDGIGEKTPLAQHVLAHFNHDVDQIVEWSKSALPRDYGQFSPAIFQHAHQGDSLAIDMLKQTAADIEMFLVALNRKGATRICLMGSIAERIKAWLSPPVQSWIVEPQFDAIEGAIMFAGQPEHNLY, from the coding sequence ATGAGTAAGTTATTTGTTGGTATTGATGGTGGCGGTACCTCGTGCCGCGCCAGAATCCGTGATGAGCAAGGCAACTTAATCGGCGAAGCGAAAAGCGGTAGCGCCAATATTTTGCTAGGCGTTGAAGTTGCAATGGCTTCGATTGTTCAAGCTATTACCGAAGCCGCCGCTCAAGGTGGCTTAACTTCCAATGATTTTGCGCGCATGCATCTTGGCCTTGCTCTAGCAGGTGCTGAGCAAAAATCAGCATGGCAAGCCTTTATGGAACTACCACACCCATTCGCTTCGATCGTGCTAAACACCGACGCGTACGGCGCCTGTATTGGCGCCCATAATGGTGATGCTGGTGCGATCATGATTGCAGGCACAGGCTCTTGTGGTATCTACCTTGAAAATGATCAACAACATGTTGTCGGTGGACGTGAGTTTCCAATCTCAGATCAAGGTGGCGGCGCTGTTATGGGCCTACGCCTTATTCAAAAAGTTCTTCTTGCTCAAGATGGTATCGGCGAAAAGACTCCACTTGCTCAGCACGTTCTCGCTCATTTCAACCATGATGTTGACCAAATAGTGGAATGGTCTAAATCGGCATTACCAAGAGACTACGGACAATTCTCTCCTGCCATTTTTCAACACGCCCATCAGGGCGATAGCTTAGCAATCGACATGCTTAAGCAGACGGCTGCAGACATTGAAATGTTCCTAGTGGCACTTAATCGTAAAGGTGCAACTCGCATCTGTTTAATGGGCAGCATTGCTGAGCGCATCAAAGCTTGGCTTTCGCCACCAGTACAGTCTTGGATTGTTGAACCGCAATTTGATGCCATCGAGGGCGCAATCATGTTTGCCGGTCAACCTGAGCACAATCTTTATTAA
- a CDS encoding phosphoglucomutase/phosphomannomutase family protein: MIKFGTGGWRAFIGEEFTKDNVRLVAQALANIINQEQVADKGFVIGYDRRFLSDKAGRWFTEVLAANGITVSFIDKFVPTPIVMFKAKEMGCAYSACITASHNPADYNGIKVFIQGGRDADEIITEKIETQISQLSAEQVKSVDFDQAVEDKLIDVINPMNEFVDSIINFIDIESIKKANLRVLIDPMFGVAKNALQTVLINGRCDVDVINDGKNPGFGGLMPSPSAATLYRLKHLVAAEGYDIGIGTDGDADRLGIIDEKGHFIHPNEVLILLYYYLLEYKGWKGSVVRNIATTHILDKIAADHGEKSFEVPVGFKHISSQMEADDSLIGGESSGGLTIRGHIKGKDGVFASSLLVEMISVTGKKLSELLDEIYGKYGYAYTAEGDCTFKPAQKEVLYNRIYVEKQLPDFEFEIDKVSYEDGAKVYFKNGGWVIARFSGTEPLLRIFAEMADKETAEQVVQQVKAFLQL; the protein is encoded by the coding sequence ATGATTAAATTTGGAACAGGTGGCTGGCGCGCATTCATTGGCGAAGAGTTCACTAAAGACAATGTTCGCTTAGTGGCTCAAGCTCTGGCCAACATCATCAATCAAGAACAGGTGGCTGACAAAGGATTCGTAATTGGTTACGACCGTCGCTTTTTATCAGATAAAGCTGGTCGCTGGTTTACAGAGGTTTTGGCTGCAAACGGCATTACCGTTAGCTTTATCGACAAATTCGTTCCAACGCCAATTGTGATGTTTAAGGCCAAAGAGATGGGCTGTGCCTACTCTGCCTGTATCACCGCTTCACATAACCCAGCCGACTACAATGGCATTAAAGTCTTTATCCAAGGCGGGCGTGACGCTGATGAAATCATCACTGAAAAAATCGAAACACAAATTAGCCAGCTAAGCGCTGAGCAGGTTAAGTCGGTTGATTTCGACCAAGCGGTTGAAGACAAACTGATCGATGTCATCAACCCAATGAATGAGTTTGTCGATTCGATCATTAACTTCATCGATATTGAATCAATTAAGAAAGCCAACTTGCGTGTTTTGATCGACCCTATGTTCGGTGTGGCGAAAAACGCGCTGCAAACTGTACTGATTAACGGCCGTTGTGATGTCGATGTGATCAATGATGGTAAGAACCCAGGTTTTGGTGGTTTGATGCCTTCACCGAGTGCCGCGACCTTGTATAGGCTAAAACACCTTGTGGCGGCAGAAGGTTACGATATTGGTATTGGAACCGATGGTGATGCTGACCGTTTAGGTATCATCGATGAAAAAGGCCACTTTATTCACCCTAACGAAGTGCTGATCCTGCTCTACTACTACTTACTAGAGTACAAAGGCTGGAAAGGCTCCGTGGTTCGAAATATTGCTACGACGCATATTCTCGATAAGATCGCCGCTGATCATGGTGAGAAATCATTTGAAGTACCGGTAGGCTTTAAGCATATCAGTTCTCAGATGGAAGCCGATGATTCGCTGATCGGTGGTGAAAGTTCTGGTGGCCTTACCATCCGTGGACACATCAAGGGTAAAGACGGTGTTTTCGCCTCCAGCCTATTGGTTGAAATGATCTCTGTGACCGGCAAGAAACTGTCAGAACTACTGGATGAAATATACGGCAAGTATGGCTATGCCTATACCGCTGAGGGAGACTGTACCTTTAAGCCTGCGCAAAAAGAGGTACTCTACAATCGTATTTATGTTGAAAAACAATTGCCTGATTTTGAGTTTGAGATAGACAAGGTGAGCTATGAAGATGGCGCTAAGGTCTACTTCAAGAATGGTGGTTGGGTGATTGCGCGCTTCTCCGGTACTGAACCACTGCTACGTATCTTTGCAGAAATGGCAGACAAAGAGACCGCTGAGCAGGTCGTACAGCAAGTCAAAGCCTTCTTGCAATTATAA
- a CDS encoding beta-N-acetylhexosaminidase: protein MSFRVELAVLSEQKQFCRFGLTLHNLTDQSLDNWQLQFIIDRFILPDSFTHGEIKQVGSFCTVKPDIEILEANQHYYCEFSINTAPFRFYTDGLKDAVIIANGGQEKHQVVLTPIALASPYRERAELPSVDTPEIALIPKPNKVELFDGKFQLTRSSQITLQANLAEKAATWLQLELERLFDFKAQTIGHSEIVYRNNPTLDEGEYQLTVSGAGVRLEAGSRSGFVHASATLLQLIEQDDDHSLSLPCIKVVDAPRFKYRGMMLDCARHFHSIDMVKRLINQLAHYKFNTFHWHLTDDEGWRLEIKALPELTKIGGYRGVGTELEPQYSHLADIYGGYYSQEEVKEVIAYADERGINVIPEIDIPGHCRAAIKSLPELLQDPNDRSQYRSIQHYNDNVLSPALAGTYEFLDKVLQEVAELFPSPWVHIGADEVPDGVWLESPACQKLMQEKGYQSAKELQGHLLGYAEKKLRSLGKRMVGWEEAQHGNKVSKDTVIYSWLSEEAALNCAKQGFDVILQPGQSTYLDMTQDYSPEEPGVDWAAVIPLENAYRYEPLAQVPDNDPIRKRILGIQCALWSEIVTQQNRMDYMVFPRLTAMAEACWTEKSERDWEDYLARLKGHLPLLDRQDINYRQPWK from the coding sequence ATGAGCTTTCGCGTCGAACTTGCTGTCCTATCCGAACAAAAGCAGTTTTGCCGTTTTGGTTTAACTTTGCATAACCTTACCGATCAATCACTCGACAACTGGCAGCTGCAGTTTATCATTGATCGTTTTATCTTGCCTGATAGCTTTACTCATGGAGAAATCAAACAGGTTGGTAGTTTCTGCACGGTCAAACCTGATATCGAAATTCTTGAGGCCAATCAGCACTACTACTGCGAGTTTAGTATCAATACTGCTCCATTTCGTTTCTACACCGACGGACTAAAAGACGCGGTCATTATTGCTAATGGTGGTCAGGAAAAGCATCAGGTCGTCTTGACCCCTATTGCCCTTGCCTCGCCATATCGTGAACGCGCCGAGCTCCCGAGTGTTGATACGCCTGAAATTGCGCTGATTCCTAAGCCAAATAAGGTCGAACTATTTGATGGTAAATTTCAACTGACTCGCTCTAGTCAAATTACATTACAAGCTAATCTAGCCGAGAAAGCCGCCACCTGGTTGCAGCTAGAACTAGAAAGGTTGTTTGACTTTAAAGCTCAAACCATAGGTCATAGCGAGATTGTTTATCGCAATAATCCGACTCTTGATGAAGGTGAGTACCAACTTACGGTGAGTGGTGCAGGCGTTCGCCTTGAAGCAGGTTCTCGCTCTGGTTTTGTTCATGCCAGCGCAACCCTGTTGCAATTAATTGAGCAAGATGACGACCATAGCTTATCTCTTCCGTGTATTAAGGTCGTTGATGCGCCACGTTTTAAGTATCGCGGCATGATGTTGGATTGTGCTCGCCACTTCCACTCAATTGATATGGTAAAGCGTTTAATCAACCAACTCGCCCATTACAAATTTAATACTTTCCACTGGCACCTAACCGATGATGAAGGATGGCGTTTGGAAATTAAAGCGCTGCCAGAGTTAACCAAAATTGGTGGCTACCGCGGAGTTGGGACGGAGCTTGAACCTCAATACAGTCACCTAGCTGACATATATGGCGGTTATTACAGCCAAGAAGAAGTCAAAGAGGTGATTGCTTATGCAGACGAACGCGGAATCAACGTAATTCCAGAGATCGATATCCCAGGCCATTGCCGTGCGGCGATTAAATCTTTACCAGAGCTATTACAAGATCCCAATGATCGTTCTCAGTATCGCAGCATTCAGCACTACAACGACAATGTGCTCTCGCCAGCCCTTGCTGGCACTTACGAGTTCCTCGACAAGGTTTTACAAGAAGTCGCTGAGCTATTTCCCTCCCCTTGGGTTCATATTGGTGCCGATGAAGTGCCTGACGGCGTGTGGCTAGAAAGCCCTGCCTGCCAGAAACTGATGCAAGAGAAGGGTTATCAGAGCGCTAAAGAGCTCCAAGGTCATCTTCTCGGCTATGCGGAGAAAAAGCTTCGCTCACTGGGTAAACGTATGGTGGGTTGGGAAGAGGCTCAACACGGCAATAAGGTCAGCAAAGATACGGTTATTTACTCTTGGCTCAGTGAAGAGGCTGCTCTTAACTGCGCTAAACAAGGCTTTGATGTCATTTTACAGCCAGGTCAATCGACTTATTTAGATATGACCCAAGACTACAGCCCAGAGGAACCTGGGGTCGATTGGGCAGCGGTTATCCCTCTCGAAAATGCTTATCGCTATGAGCCATTAGCGCAAGTTCCTGATAACGATCCAATAAGAAAACGCATTTTGGGTATTCAGTGCGCACTATGGAGCGAAATCGTCACACAGCAAAATCGCATGGATTACATGGTTTTCCCACGACTCACTGCCATGGCAGAAGCTTGTTGGACAGAGAAATCCGAACGGGATTGGGAAGACTATTTAGCACGGTTAAAAGGCCATTTACCTTTACTCGACAGGCAAGATATTAACTACCGTCAACCGTGGAAATAA
- a CDS encoding GH36-type glycosyl hydrolase domain-containing protein, giving the protein MKYGYFDNDNREYVITRPDVPAPWTNYLGTEKFCTVISHNAGGYSFYNSPEYNRVTKFRPNATFDRPGHYVYLRDDQTGDYWSISWQPVAKSLDEASYEVRHGLSYSKFKCDYNGIEATKTLFVPKGEDAEVWDVVIKNTSDKPRTISAFSFVEFSFSHIQSDNQNHQMSLYSAGTEYKDGVIEYDLYYNTNDFEGFYYLASTFAPDSYDGQRDSFLGLYRDEANPIAVEQGKCTNSAQTCYNHCGSLHKQFTIQPGEEVRFAYILGIGKGNGERLREKYQDLANIDAAFAGIKAHWDERCAKFQVKSPNEGLDTMINAWTLYQAETCVVWSRFASFIEVGGRTGLGYRDTAQDAISVPHSNAAMTRKRLVDLLRGQVKAGYGLHLFDPDWFDPEKADVEPSKSPTVVPTPSDEDKIHGIEDTCSDDHLWLVPTICKYVMETGEHSFFEEVIPYADGGDATVYEHMKAALDFSAEYVGQTGICKGLRADWNDCLNLGGGESSMVSFLHFWALQEFIDLAKYLGRDADVEKYTEMAANVREACEMHLWDDEGGWYIRGLTKNGDKIGTAQQTEGRIHLESNTLAVLSGAVSQERGEKAMDAVDENLFSEYGLHLNAPSFATPNDDIGFVTRVYQGVKENGAIFSHPNPWAWVAEAKLGRGDRAMKFYDALNPYNQNDIIEKRIAEPYSYVQFIMGRDHQDHGRANHPWLTGTSGWAYFAVTNFILGVRTGFDGLTIDPCIPTDWPGFEVTREWLGATYNIKVENPSSVSKGVKSITVNGQAVTGAVPVQAEGSVNDVVVVLG; this is encoded by the coding sequence ATGAAATACGGCTATTTCGATAACGACAATCGTGAATACGTCATCACTCGACCAGACGTACCTGCGCCATGGACTAACTACTTAGGCACAGAGAAGTTCTGTACTGTCATCTCGCACAATGCAGGGGGTTATTCATTCTACAACTCCCCTGAATATAACCGTGTTACCAAATTCCGCCCTAACGCAACTTTCGATCGCCCGGGTCACTATGTTTACCTGCGCGATGATCAAACTGGCGACTACTGGTCAATCTCATGGCAGCCAGTTGCAAAAAGCTTAGATGAAGCAAGTTATGAAGTACGCCACGGCTTGTCATATTCAAAATTCAAGTGTGATTACAACGGCATTGAAGCAACAAAAACGCTCTTTGTACCAAAAGGGGAAGATGCGGAAGTGTGGGACGTTGTGATTAAAAACACATCTGATAAGCCACGTACTATCAGTGCTTTCTCATTCGTTGAATTCTCATTCAGCCACATTCAATCTGATAATCAGAACCACCAAATGTCACTTTACTCGGCAGGAACTGAGTACAAAGATGGCGTGATTGAGTATGACTTGTACTACAACACCAACGACTTTGAAGGTTTCTACTACCTAGCCTCTACATTCGCTCCTGACTCATACGACGGTCAACGTGATAGCTTCCTAGGTCTATACCGCGACGAAGCAAATCCAATTGCCGTTGAACAAGGTAAATGTACCAACAGCGCGCAAACTTGTTACAACCACTGCGGTTCGCTACACAAGCAGTTCACCATCCAACCTGGCGAAGAAGTGCGATTTGCTTACATTCTAGGTATCGGTAAAGGTAATGGCGAACGTCTGCGTGAAAAGTATCAAGACCTCGCGAATATCGATGCTGCGTTTGCAGGCATTAAAGCGCACTGGGACGAGCGTTGTGCTAAGTTCCAAGTCAAATCGCCGAACGAAGGCTTAGATACAATGATCAATGCTTGGACTCTATACCAAGCTGAAACCTGTGTGGTTTGGTCTCGCTTTGCTTCTTTCATTGAAGTCGGTGGGCGTACTGGTCTGGGTTACCGAGATACTGCTCAAGACGCGATTTCAGTCCCACATTCAAATGCCGCAATGACACGTAAGCGTCTTGTTGATCTTCTTCGCGGTCAAGTTAAAGCCGGTTATGGTCTACACCTATTTGATCCTGATTGGTTCGATCCTGAAAAAGCCGATGTGGAGCCTTCAAAATCTCCAACCGTAGTTCCGACACCATCTGATGAAGATAAGATCCACGGCATCGAAGACACTTGTTCGGATGATCATCTATGGCTAGTTCCTACCATCTGTAAGTACGTAATGGAAACTGGGGAGCATAGTTTCTTCGAGGAAGTCATTCCTTACGCTGACGGCGGAGACGCAACAGTTTACGAGCATATGAAAGCCGCACTCGATTTCTCGGCAGAATATGTCGGTCAAACCGGTATCTGTAAAGGTTTACGTGCTGACTGGAACGACTGTCTAAACCTAGGTGGCGGTGAGTCTTCTATGGTTTCATTCCTCCACTTCTGGGCTCTGCAAGAGTTCATCGACCTAGCGAAATATTTAGGTCGCGATGCAGATGTTGAGAAATACACCGAAATGGCGGCCAATGTTCGTGAAGCGTGTGAAATGCACCTTTGGGATGATGAAGGCGGATGGTACATCCGCGGCTTGACCAAAAATGGCGATAAGATTGGTACTGCACAACAGACCGAAGGCCGTATCCACTTAGAGTCAAACACTCTTGCCGTTCTATCGGGCGCAGTATCGCAAGAGCGCGGTGAAAAAGCGATGGATGCTGTAGATGAGAATCTATTCTCAGAATACGGTCTGCACCTTAACGCACCTTCATTTGCGACACCGAACGATGATATCGGCTTTGTCACCCGTGTATACCAAGGCGTAAAAGAAAACGGCGCTATCTTTTCGCATCCAAACCCTTGGGCGTGGGTAGCAGAAGCGAAACTAGGTCGTGGTGACCGCGCAATGAAATTCTACGATGCGCTCAACCCATACAACCAAAATGACATCATAGAAAAGCGTATTGCTGAACCTTACTCATACGTGCAGTTCATTATGGGGCGTGATCACCAAGATCATGGTCGCGCTAACCATCCATGGTTGACGGGCACTTCGGGCTGGGCTTACTTCGCAGTAACCAACTTCATCTTAGGTGTACGTACCGGTTTTGATGGTTTGACCATAGATCCATGTATTCCAACTGATTGGCCTGGCTTTGAAGTCACTCGTGAATGGTTAGGCGCGACCTACAACATCAAGGTCGAGAACCCAAGCTCAGTAAGCAAAGGAGTCAAGTCAATCACGGTTAACGGACAAGCAGTGACAGGCGCTGTTCCAGTTCAAGCGGAAGGCAGTGTCAACGACGTTGTGGTTGTTCTTGGTTAA